ATAATATCTTAAGTTTGAATACTAGAAGGGTTAAGCGGGTTACTGCAAGTAATGATCCCCAAATAGTTGGAATTGCTTGCGGCTGTGAGCTTTGATGGTTCTAAGGCGGATgaggaaattatcattgatgcgTAATTGGATTTAGATGATGGAAGAGTGCAAGTTGTCATGTTTGAGAGATGAGTACTATGATGTTTGATCATAGTGACCTTGGATTTAGATTGAGATTTATAATGATTAGTTTTGAAAGATGAATGTGAAAaccattaaattaaaaagctgATGTGGTACTGAGATTGGTTTGAGGGAACCCGTGACGGGTGGTAAACTCCAGTTTTTAGGAGAGGTGCTATCAATATTTCCCAAGAATTTGAATGAGTGTTAGTTATAGTTTCGAGAATGACCTTTGATTTGAATAACTTTAACAAAAGAGATGTGTTTCAAATgcttttatagattattaaaGGAAGTCGAATTCTTATGATTTTGTTAGCTTGTTATTCCAAACTCATTTGATTTCTAGAAATGAAAGGAGTTTTTGATTGATGAGTCAGAgactttataacagcaagtcaTGTAAAAATTCGAGGGTTTGAGAATAAGAAAGTAAGTTTAGAGGTTATGCTTGGAGTTGAACTGTGATTAGAGGAATTGGCTtggcagagagagagaggatagtgatggagtatgattAAGGTGTGGTGATGATctttgattgattatagtgatatgggatgatggctatgattaacgatgatggcaatattattgatgacatgatttgagatttaatacgGTGTGAGTTGATGAGACGATAAAAGTAAGGAACGAGGCTGTTAGTCGGCGTTGAACAAATGATCGAGATCCTCGAAGATAGAGAAATCAGAGTGCGGCAACGGAAGCGCACAGAGTAAAAGGACCTTGGAACTGTTATGCGTTGGATATAAAGGTAGACTACACTCGCGTACTCGTAGTTACGGATGGAATTTTCAAGGGCATaaatttctgttagggggtagaatgtaatacccggtctaatcaaaattaattaaatagtaagttaaataggagcgaatatggttggaagatttggcaattggaatttaaaaatttaaatatgatatttggattcagtgaattttttcgagtcggaaaacatagttttctgcgtaaaagcatGCAGTGAAATTTTAACCGACAGTATCGGCTGAGATCTGtttggtactgcagctgagaaaattgattatgagtaaataagatttaGAAATGGGAATTATAATTAGGAGAgttagaaatatttaaagtgcgatttagagcgctaatcttaaagggttttggcccaaaaattGGGCCAACAGACAAAATAAGTGAACCGAGCTTAAGTGGGCctaagacccaacatatataaacattagttatgagcatttcagcttattttatcctaaaaataagaagaggggcgttgaattgagaagagagaagagaagagagaaaacctaactctctttgattttcaaaccaccataacttgagctacggagctccgattgacaagccgtttgcagccacgcatcgctcttctcatcctatacaattctatctaagttttgtggtgagtattccattcatctctgcccGGTTCTCGAAATTCCCCACTATTACACATTTTTGGGTAGTTattgttgaaatcttgtgattttgggcgtttagggatactccaacataGATTCTAAGcgggttctatccctacttcatatgggctgaggtaagaagtaCTCAAACCCTTatgatttatcatttttatgagccctatgttgatgtatgtatgtgaaattggttatgttagtgtatttggtaattttgatgcacaattgggaggttggtgttgcttggggagctttggtgaggcttggagctaagggttggtggagacttccatagaagaggctcaatttgtttggctacaagaggtatggtttaagttttatttaagtaccgtgtggtgtgatgagaattcctaggctagatgcccctaggattaagtttggattgtgtaaatagttggtgctaatatgcatagttggtatgtaatgtgaattaatgattgggttgagaattgtgtggccttgtatgcttggtgtattgagaatttgatgtattgggtaatgagtattgatttgtggtttatgcatttaaattgtgaaattgagccggaggccggaaagaggtaaggaaggtaagttgatgtgtgcattgtatgatgacacaagttaATGGAtaaatttcagataatgaatatatgaatgatttggttggttattgaataataagatttgaggagttgaagtgtggaatttggtaattttgggtgaaattatgtagatgaggtatgtttgattttggttgagatatattatgtggtcatatatgtgattatgattattgatgccttgatgNNNNNNNNNNNNNNNNNNNNNNNNNNNNNNNNNNNNNNNNNNNNNNNNNNNNNNNNNNNNNNNNNNNNNNNNNNNNNNNNNNNNNNNNNNNNNNNNNNNNNNNNNNNNNNNNNNNNNNNNNNNNNNNNNNNNNNNNNNNNNNNNNNNNNNNNNNNNNNNNNNNNNNNNNNNNNNNNNNNNNNNNNNNNNNNNNNNNNNNNNNNNNNNNNNNNNNNNNNNNNNNNNNNNNNNNNNNNNNNNNNNNNNNNNNNNNNNNNNNNNNNNNNNNNNNNNNNNNNNNNNNNNNNNNNNNNNNNNNNNNNNNNNNNNNNNNNNNNNNNNNNNNNNNNNNNNNNNNNNNNNNNNNNNNNNNNNNNNNNNNNNNNNNNNNNNNNNNNNNNNNNNNNNNNNNNNNNNNNNNNNNNNNNNNNNNNNNNNNNNNNNNNNNNNNNNNNNNNNNNNNNNNNNNNNNNNNNNNNNNNNNNNNNNNNNNNNNNNNNNNNNNNNNNNNNNNNNNNNNNNNNNNNNNNNNNNNNNNNNNNNNNNNNNNNNNNNNNNNNNNNNNNNNNNNNNNNNNNNNNNNNNNNNNNNNNNNNNNNNNNNNNNNNNNNNNNNNNNNNNNNNNNNNNNNNNNNNNNNNNNNNNNNNNNNNNNNNNNNNNNNNNNNNNNNNNNNNNNNNNNNNNNNNNNNNNNNNNNNNNNNNNNNNNNNNNNNNNNNNNNNNNNNNNNNNNNNNNNNNNNNNNNNNNNNNNNNNNNNNNNNNNNNNNNNNNNNNNNNNNNNNNNNNNNNNNNNNNNNNNNNNNNNNNNNNNNNNNNNNNNNNNNNNNNNNNNNNNNNNNNNNNNNNNNNNNNNNNNNNNNNNNNNNNNNNNNNNNNNNNNNNNNNNNNNNNNNNNNNNNNNNNNNNNNNNNNNNNNNNNNNNNNNNNNNNNNNNNNNNNNNNNNNNNNNNNNNNNNNNNNNNNNNNNNNNNNNNNNNNNNNNNNNNNNNNNNNNNNNNNNNNNNNNNNNNNNNNNNNNNNNNNNNNNNNNNNNNNNNNNNNNNNNNNNNNNNNNNNNNNNNNNNNNNNNNNNNNNNNNNNNNNNNNNNNNNNNNNNNNNNNNNNNNNNNNNNNNNNNNNNNNNNNNNNNNNNNNNNNNNNNNNNNNNNNNNNNNNNNNNNNNNNNNNNNNNNNNNNNNNNNNNNNNNNNNNNNNNNNNNNNNNNNNNNNNNNNNNNNNNNNNNNNNNNNNNNNNNNNNNNNNNNNNNNNNNNNNNNNNNNNNNNNNNNNNNNNNNNNNNNNNNNNNNNNNNNNNNNNNNNNNNNNNNNNNNNNNNNNNNNNNNNNNNNNNNNNNNNNNNNNNNNNNNNNNNNNNNNNNNNNNNNNNNNNNNNNNNNNNNNNNNNNNNNNNNNNNNNNNNNNNNNNNNNNNNNNNNNNNNNNNNNNNNNNNNNNNNNNNNNNNNNNNNNNNNNNNNNNNNNNNNNNNNNNNNNNNNNNNNNNNNNNNNNNNNNNNNNNNNNNNNNNNNNNNNNNNNNNNNNNNNNNNNNNNNNNNNNNNNNNNNNNNNNNNNNNNNNNNNNNNNNNNNNNNNNNNNNNNNNNNNNNNNNNNNNNNNNNNNNNNNNNNNNNNNNNNNNNNNNNNNNNNNNNNNNNNNNNNNNNNNNNNNNNNNNNNNNNNNNNNNNNNNNNNNNNNNNNNNNNNNNNNNNNNNNNNNNNNNNNNNNNNNNNNNNNNNNNNNNNNNNNNNNNNNNNNNNNNNNNNNNNNNNNNNNNNNNNNNNNNNNNNNNNNNNNNNNNNNNNNNNNNNNNNNNNNNNNNNNNNNNNNNNNNNNNNNNNNNNNNNNNNNNNNNNNNNNNNNNNNNNNNNNNNNNNNNNNNNNNNNNNNNNNNNNNNNNNNNNNNNNNNNNNNNNNNNNNNNNNNNNNNNNNNNNNNNNNNNNNNNNNNNNNNNNNNNNNNNNNNNNNNNNNNNNNNNNNNNNNNNNNNNNNNNNNNNNNNNNNNNNNNNNNNNNNNNNNNNNNNNNNNNNNNNNNNNNNNNNNNNNNNNNNNNNNNNNNNNNNNNNNNNNNNNNNNNNNNNNNNNNNNNNNNNNNNNNNNNNNNNNNNNNNNNNNNNNNNNNNNNNNNNNNNNNNNNNNNNNNNNNNNNNNNNNNNNNNNNNNNNNNNNNNNNNNNNNNNNNNNNNNNNNNNNNNNNNNNNNNNNNNNNNNNNNNNNNNNNNNNNNNNNNNNNNNNNNNNNNNNNNNNNNNNNNNNNNNNNNNNNNNNNNNNNNNNNNNNNNNNNNNNNNNNNNNNNNNNNNNNNNNNNNNNNNNNNNNNNNNNNNNNNNNNNNNNNNNNNNNNNNNNNNNNNNNNNNNNNNNNNNNNNNNNNNNNNNNNNNNNNNNNNNNNNNNNNNNNNNNNNNNNNNNNNNNNNNNNNNNNNNNNNNNNNNNNNNNNNNNNNNNNNNNNNNNNNNNNNNNNNNNNNNNNNNNNNNNNNNNNNNNNNNNNNNNNNNNNNNNNNNNNNNNNNNNNNNNNNNNNNNNNNNNNNNNNNNNNNNNNNNNNNNNNNNNNNNNNNNNNNNNNNNNNNNNNNNNNNNNNNNNNNNNNNNNNNNNNNNNNNNNNNNNNNNNNNNNNNNNNNNNNNNNNNNNNNNNNNNNNNNNNNNNNNNNNNNNNNNNNNNNNNNNNNNNNNNNNNNNNNNNNNNNNNNNNNNNNNNNNNNNNNNNNNNNNNNNNNNNNNNNNNNNNNNNNNNNNNNNNNNNNNNNNNNNNNNNNNNNNNNNNNNNNNNNNNNNNNNNNNNNNNNNNNNNNNNNNNNNNNNNNNNNNNNNNNNNNNNNNNNNNNNNNNNNNNNNNNNNNNNNNNNNNNNNNNNNNNNNNNNNNNNNNNNNNNNNNNNNNNNNNNNNNNNNNNNNNNNNNNNNNNNNNNNNNNNNNNNNNNNNNNNNNNNNNNNNNNNNNNNNNNNNNNNNNNNNNNNNNNNNNNNNNNNNNNNNNNNNNNNNNNNNNNNNNNNNNNNNNNNNNNNNNNNNNNNNNNNNNNNNNNNNNNNNNNNNNNNNNNNNNNNNNNNNNNNNNNNNNNNNNNNNNNNNNNNNNNNNNNNNNNNNNNNNNNNNNNNNNNNNNNNNNNNNNNNNNNNNNNNNNNNNNNNNNNNNNNNNNNNNNNNNNNNNNNNNNNNNNNNNNNNNNNNNNNNNNNNNNNNNNNNNNNNNNNNNNNNNNNNNNNNNNNNNNNNNNNNNNNNNNNNNNNNNNNNNNNNNNNNNNNNNNNNNNNNNNNNNNNNNNNNNNNNNNNNNNNNNNNNNNNNNNNNNNNNNNNNNNNNNNNNNNNNNNNNNNNNNNNNNNNNNNNNNNNNNNNNNNNNNNNNNNNNNNNNNNNNNNNNNNNATgatattagttgaaataaaatataaaaaaatatttatttatttatttatttatttatttttggagaTCTGTAGATATATGGATACCTGTATAAAATTCGCAATCCAATCTTATTAGTATGCGGATCGAATTCATATTCGCAATTTTCGAATcgaattcaaaataataaacacCGCAGATATACAAATCGAATCCGATTCATGAATATACCTCATTTTTGCGTTAATGAaagtatatttaaattttggaaaCATAAGGAtaatttaagcacaaaacaagaaagtaaacgttctaaacaaataattaaaacaccTCACAAAACCAGCTGGGCGAATCATTTCCTGATCTATTATTCAAAAGGTGCTCGAATACTCTTCCATCCAATGGAAAATTTATTAAAACTTCAAACATTGTCAAACCCGGTaacaaatatatacatatatataattattagaacaagaacaaactTATTGATGAGTTATTTTCCCAGTCCCACGCGCTAACTTGATGATAATGATAGTACAATGCTTCcagattaaattatttaaagcaaagaaaccaaattaaaacaaaatgtTGAAGCACCATAAACGAAAAAccaaaactaaaattttgaaatgtttCATCATGTAGGTGACTAACTAAAGAGGCATAACTACATAAGAACCATATTTCCaaaattattttgtgaattttacTTCATATGATTGTAATTGATACTGTTGTCTCACACATTTGTATAATTAAAGTATTTAATTATTGCTTAAATGGACTAAAAAagtacatataaaaaaattttgaatagacaaaaatatataccaaaaattcataaatattaaaGTACATATTAGAGATTATTTTTTCCACATAAAAGTGTCATGTTCGTGTAGTAAAAGTTTGATATTTACAAATCTTTGATGTGTATTTttgttcataaaaaataatctttataATGTACTTTGATTCTTATGAATCTTAGTGTGTATTTTTGTCTACTTAAATTTTTTCATGTGTACTTTATGTTTAtactctaaattatttttaatagttgTTTTATATCAAATGGTATATGCCTTAGAAAGTTTCTCAATGAATCATTGTctcaacaataaaaagaaaaaggtttaAACATGatcatattaaattataatataagaaaataaataccAAAACTACAATATTCATTCATACGGGCATTATATGTTTAACACAGCATTAAACATCTCAATGCATTGGACCCTCATCTTTTCGTTTTTTGGATAGAGATTGTGGCATTCGTAGATAATACATCCCGTAATACAATGTTTCTGCTTTATCTGATTCCGATCAAAGCGCATCTCGCACTCATGGATACAAACGGgaaaagtaaaggaaattgTAATATAAGAACTTGCTAAAATTACTAACATTATAGTTGCAAGAATCGCACCATTCTTAGCCATTgacttctcttctttttactcGTGCCATAACAAGTTTATGGTAGATCACGTTTTATATAAGCTTAGAAtcttttttaagtatttttctACAAATGATTTTATAAGATATTACTTGCTTATTTCCGTCCTCTCCTTATACCAAGAGCTACAAAATACTATATATAAACAAAACTAAACTTCTCGTTGTAGCAAAGTGTTGTTTTGAAGTTATTTATTCTAGGTAAGCTTGAATATATCTCATAATAAGTTAACAAAACTAAcatattttcataaatatacATTAGATAATAAAGCAACCAATTTAATTTTGTAAGAACTTTTATGATATATTgcacataaaaaaaatgttgaatataaaatttaggaTTCAGAAAGTTAAAAgctccctgcctcaaacaaatATTGAAAAGATAATGGCAAGCTAGATCTTAGTTTTTTTCaaatgaaaattatttaaataactagTATTTTAGAAACAATGAGCTTGGTTTTGGTTTCAGTCTCGTGGATTACGGTTAAAAATATCCATATAATCAAGAGAAGACCATTTTACCAAAATCTTATACCTCTCTTAATATGCTGCCTCTGGTTTAAAATTTGGCATAGATCAAATAGTAGAACTTTTTAGTGTTGGGTGCGTGAGTGTGTATTTTGGATGAGTTCGTGATGTAATGTCCAAAATTGAGGGTTATCTAAtctatttgacaaaaaaaaaaaagggaaaaacaagTAATAAGTTTTATATAAGAATTTATTAACTTATTTAATTGTTGTCATGCAATAGAGTTTagttttttactaataattcattttaagatttattatctaaaaaataaaagagtttaaTGTATATGTTATTATATAAACAATATAAATCGGGCTAAGCCCGcctaattaattgtttttttttataagaacATATCTAATATCTtctatttaaatcaatataaatCGGGCTAAGCCCGcctaattaattgtttttttttataagaacATATCTAATATCTtctatttaaatcaatataaatacaaatattaaatataaatagtcTTCAAAGGATATAAATAGTCTTCaaagtaaataaacataatccaattATCCAAAATACTCAAGTCATAGTTATAAATAGTCCCatagacaaaataaatatataatccaAAGTccaaaaacataattataaatagtcttcaaaacaaattaaacttaattcaatatacttaattttcatcttcatcttcatgtAAGTCAATAACATCATTGGAACCAACTCCTGAAGAATAGCCTTCTCCTTTTGCAATATCTTCCTGATCTTTATCTTCCTCtagaaaaaagtaaataaatatattagcaAAATAGTACATAATAATGTTCAAAATCACTCAAGTATGTATGTCATAAAtataatataccaaaatcatcaTATCCACGTATCCAATTTCTGGTGCAAATCACCGCTTCAACATTATCTGACAACAAACGACTTCTATACTTATTCAAAACATGAGAACCCATGCTAAATGCAGATTCTGAAGCCACGGTAGTAATAGGAATGCTCAACAAATCTCGTGCCATTAGTGATAGTGTTGGAAAACGATGATGGTTGTCTTTCCACCATTGCAAAACATCAATGATTGCATCATTGCAAAATAATGTTGCCTCACTCAAATAAATATCCAGTTGGTTCTTTCCACTTTTCACTTCAGCTTCTTGATTACGGGACATCAAATCCTTTGCATTACAAACAATATATGAATCAAaaagcatgaaaaataaaaaacacatataatcaagtagataaaaatacttacaccaacaattttaataagCTGAGTTCCAATTGCAGAAGATGTTGCTTGagaaaaattacttgaaagTTGGGAAGAACTCTCTACAGTTGTAGAGGAATTGTGGTCATAAACCTCAAAGAGCTTGTATAACTTACTCTTCACAAGCTCCACTTTGTCTTTAGCACTAATAGGATCAATCTCATTATAGCAATGAACCAAAGTGTTGAGTTTAAATCTAGGATCAAGAACTGCCCCAAATGCAAGAACAACACTGTATTCTTCCCAATATTTCTTGAACTTAATCATCATTTTTTCTCCCATGTTCCTTATAAGCACTTCATCATTCTTCAAACTATTCATTAAAATCAGCTGGATTTGCCAAACTTGTAAAAAATACAAGTTGGATGTTGGGTAAGAAGTTCCAGACATCAACTTTGTAGTTTCGTAAAATGGTAACAAGAAATCACATATCTTTTCAGTTCTTCTCCACTCATCTGATGAAGGACAAAACTCCCTAAACCCagcttcttttactttatacatTTC
This sequence is a window from Arachis duranensis cultivar V14167 chromosome 2, aradu.V14167.gnm2.J7QH, whole genome shotgun sequence. Protein-coding genes within it:
- the LOC110277880 gene encoding zinc finger BED domain-containing protein RICESLEEPER 2-like, which translates into the protein MNSEIVSNLVTTGVGSEAAPVEIDAPSSKRLRQATSDVWNFFKKLGPDKDGVERAECKGCKKVFKARGKRYDTSTIKRHLDSCTQIKHEDIGQTIAELQLKMGLLKIDSGVARDMFAGYVVAGDKPFNMVDDRRFRNWVKYISPTLKLPSRNMVKADIVKVHKREAAKLKKILVSIPNKICLTSYLWTSSTNEGFICLTAHFVDKNWKLQSKILNFCHMPPPHTGYELSSKIFTLLTEWKVDKNIFSITLDNDSSNDTCVEHLKNIEGLEYTTALCLDVPTRWNSLYAMLASAIPYKKAFEMYKVKEAGFREFCPSSDEWRRTEKICDFLLPFYETTKLMSGTSYPTSNLYFLQVWQIQLILMNSLKNDEVLIRNMGEKMMIKFKKYWEEYSVVLAFGAVLDPRFKLNTLVHCYNEIDPISAKDKVELVKSKLYKLFEVYDHNSSTTVESSSQLSSNFSQATSSAIGTQLIKIVGDLMSRNQEAEVKSGKNQLDIYLSEATLFCNDAIIDVLQWWKDNHHRFPTLSLMARDLLSIPITTVASESAFSMGSHVLNKYRSRLLSDNVEAVICTRNWIRGYDDFEEDKDQEDIAKGEGYSSGVGSNDVIDLHEDEDEN